In Nitrosarchaeum koreense MY1, one genomic interval encodes:
- the guaB gene encoding IMP dehydrogenase yields the protein MEFKEGLTFDDVLLVPKYSDITSRSQTDLKTKLSRNISINIPFVSANMDTVTESAMAVAMARAGGIGIIHRFLTIKEQANEVLKVKRSGSVMIENPYVINLDKTIQDAINYAEEKEISGLLVIDSNSKLVGIVTDRDLLFETDTTHLIKDVMTKDVVTAKLGVSLDEAKKILHQHRIEKLPIIDDNGSIKGLITSKDITNIEDYPSASKDKKGRPLVGAAVGVKGDFMERSESLLDAGADVLVVDIAHGHSENAISTIRNIKKAFPKCELIAGNIATAQGAEDLIKAGVDAVKVGVGSGSICITRVITGSGVPQLTAVMDCAKIGKDYGIPIISDGGTRTSGDATKALAAGASSVMVGSMLGGTDESPGTVLTKNGKRFKIYRGMASLGASLGRKSKETGSISLDEDLNDYVAEGVEAMVPYKGTVTDILKQLTGGVRSGLSYCGAHTIPQMQANAEFIKMSRAGFAESQPHDVSLM from the coding sequence TTGGAATTCAAAGAAGGATTAACTTTTGATGATGTTCTTCTCGTACCCAAATATTCAGACATCACTAGCAGATCTCAAACAGATTTAAAAACAAAATTATCCCGTAATATTTCAATTAACATTCCATTTGTTAGTGCAAATATGGATACGGTAACTGAATCTGCTATGGCAGTAGCAATGGCTCGGGCTGGAGGAATAGGAATCATTCATAGGTTTTTGACAATTAAAGAACAGGCAAATGAAGTTCTAAAAGTAAAGCGTTCAGGAAGCGTAATGATTGAAAATCCATATGTGATTAATCTTGATAAAACTATTCAAGATGCAATAAATTATGCTGAAGAAAAAGAAATTTCTGGTCTTTTAGTTATTGACTCAAATTCCAAATTGGTTGGAATAGTTACTGATAGAGATCTTTTGTTTGAAACTGATACTACTCATCTTATCAAAGATGTTATGACAAAAGATGTTGTAACTGCTAAACTAGGTGTAAGCTTGGATGAAGCAAAGAAAATTTTACATCAACATAGAATTGAAAAATTACCAATAATTGACGATAATGGCTCTATTAAAGGTCTAATTACAAGCAAAGACATTACAAATATTGAAGATTATCCTTCTGCATCAAAAGACAAGAAAGGAAGGCCTCTTGTTGGTGCTGCAGTAGGTGTAAAAGGAGATTTTATGGAAAGATCAGAATCTCTACTAGATGCAGGTGCAGATGTACTAGTTGTTGATATTGCCCATGGTCATAGTGAAAACGCAATAAGCACAATTCGTAACATCAAAAAGGCATTTCCTAAATGTGAATTAATTGCTGGTAATATTGCAACTGCACAAGGTGCTGAGGATCTAATTAAGGCTGGAGTAGATGCAGTAAAGGTTGGTGTAGGGTCTGGCTCAATTTGTATTACTAGAGTAATTACAGGTTCTGGAGTACCACAATTAACTGCAGTAATGGATTGTGCAAAGATTGGAAAAGATTATGGCATTCCAATTATTTCTGATGGTGGAACTAGAACATCTGGTGATGCCACAAAAGCATTAGCTGCAGGTGCATCTTCTGTAATGGTAGGCAGTATGTTAGGAGGTACTGATGAATCCCCTGGTACTGTATTGACTAAAAATGGTAAACGATTCAAAATATATCGTGGAATGGCCTCACTTGGAGCTTCATTAGGAAGAAAATCAAAAGAAACAGGTTCAATTTCACTTGATGAAGATCTTAATGATTATGTTGCAGAAGGAGTTGAAGCAATGGTTCCATACAAAGGAACAGTGACCGATATTTTAAAACAATTAACTGGTGGCGTTCGTTCTGGTCTGAGCTACTGCGGTGCACACACCATTCCACAAATGCAAGCAAATGCAGAATTTATCAAAATGTCTAGGGCAGGGTTTGCTGAAAGTCAACCGCATGATGTATCTTTGATGTAG
- the folP gene encoding dihydropteroate synthase: MINHVTKLGNIGVGGKNPIRIMAILNTSPESFYKKSIKITKQQITNTIKQMEIDGADFIDVGGMSTAPYLSTLISEKLETKRVLDAIKIIQNVSNLPISVDTCRANVAKSVLEYGIEIINDISGLKYDDQMINVIEDYSPSLVLCAFDSKTVSGDPKSTKNLLKDSISLAKTAGIPSSKIVLDPAIGFFRKSESGSFFTKIKSNWIDRDLFIIQNLKSIKMRYPILISVSNKSFIGKLLGKENVSDRLFGSLAAEVVSVLNGADIIRTHNVAETKDAITIASKLSR; the protein is encoded by the coding sequence ATGATAAATCATGTGACTAAGCTTGGAAATATAGGCGTAGGAGGAAAGAACCCGATCCGAATAATGGCAATTTTAAACACTAGTCCTGAGTCATTTTACAAAAAATCAATTAAAATAACAAAACAACAGATTACAAATACAATAAAACAGATGGAAATTGATGGTGCAGATTTTATTGATGTTGGAGGAATGTCCACTGCACCATATCTTTCGACATTAATATCTGAAAAATTAGAAACAAAAAGAGTTCTTGATGCAATAAAGATTATTCAAAATGTATCTAATCTACCAATATCAGTTGATACATGTAGGGCCAATGTTGCAAAATCTGTTTTAGAATATGGAATTGAAATAATTAATGATATTTCTGGTTTAAAATATGATGATCAAATGATTAATGTGATCGAAGATTATTCTCCGTCACTTGTTTTATGTGCCTTTGATTCAAAAACTGTATCTGGAGATCCCAAATCGACTAAAAATCTCTTAAAAGATAGTATTTCACTTGCAAAAACTGCTGGTATTCCGTCAAGCAAGATTGTTTTAGATCCTGCTATTGGATTTTTTAGAAAATCTGAAAGTGGATCTTTTTTTACAAAAATTAAATCTAATTGGATAGATAGAGATCTTTTTATTATTCAAAATTTAAAATCTATTAAGATGAGGTATCCAATTTTGATCTCAGTTTCAAACAAATCATTTATTGGAAAACTTTTAGGTAAGGAAAATGTTTCAGATCGATTATTTGGATCTCTTGCAGCCGAAGTTGTATCTGTTCTTAATGGTGCTGATATCATTCGTACTCATAATGTAGCAGAAACAAAAGATGCCATTACTATTGCATCAAAACTGTCTAGGTGA
- the guaA gene encoding glutamine-hydrolyzing GMP synthase, with the protein MDKIVVLDFGSQYSHLICRRIREFSVYAELVPFDISHEELQKHNPKGIIFSGGPSSVYNSDAPVPENKIFDMNLPLLGICYGHQLIVNKFGGKVKRANKEYGSSLLTIDNDKNLLSGIGGSVRAWMSHGDEAEQIPPGFKVIGHTESAKAAAIASDERSIYGIQFHPEVVHTEQGTEILKNFVLKVCRAKQDWTMEGFIDSAVNKISKIEGDVLCGVSGGIDSTVAALLIHKAIGNRLKCVFVNNGLLRLNEEIEIKEMFEKNFNVNFTMVDAVQDFLSKLKGIEDPERKRKIIGEEFINVFTDFAKNKGPFKWLAQGTLYPDVIESGVSKGPAAVIKSHHNVGGLPDWLDLEILEPLRELYKDEVRKIAKILGVPEKLFMRHPFPGPGLAVRIIGEVTPKKLQISKVASKIVEDELIASGFYGKVWQAYAAVGDDKAVGVVGDERKYGNIVMIRVVDSIDAMTADWTRLPHELLEKISNRITNEVEDVTWVTYAISSKPPATIEPQ; encoded by the coding sequence ATGGATAAGATAGTAGTTTTAGATTTTGGATCTCAGTATAGTCATTTGATCTGCAGAAGAATAAGAGAATTTTCAGTGTATGCAGAACTAGTTCCCTTTGATATCAGTCATGAAGAATTACAAAAGCACAATCCTAAAGGAATAATTTTTTCCGGAGGTCCATCAAGTGTCTATAACTCCGATGCTCCTGTTCCTGAAAATAAAATTTTTGACATGAATTTACCGTTACTAGGAATCTGTTATGGACATCAATTAATTGTAAATAAGTTTGGAGGAAAGGTAAAAAGGGCTAACAAAGAATATGGTTCATCACTACTAACAATTGATAACGATAAGAATCTGTTAAGCGGGATTGGAGGTTCAGTTAGAGCATGGATGAGTCATGGTGATGAAGCAGAACAAATACCACCAGGATTCAAAGTAATAGGACACACTGAAAGTGCAAAGGCTGCGGCAATTGCTTCAGATGAAAGATCAATCTATGGAATTCAATTTCATCCAGAGGTGGTTCATACAGAGCAAGGAACTGAAATTCTCAAAAATTTTGTTTTGAAAGTTTGCCGAGCTAAACAAGATTGGACAATGGAGGGATTCATAGATTCTGCAGTGAATAAAATTTCAAAAATTGAAGGAGATGTTTTATGCGGTGTTAGTGGCGGAATAGATTCAACAGTAGCTGCTTTACTTATTCACAAGGCAATTGGTAATAGACTAAAATGTGTTTTTGTAAATAATGGCCTATTACGATTAAACGAAGAGATAGAAATCAAAGAGATGTTTGAAAAAAACTTTAATGTGAATTTTACAATGGTTGATGCTGTTCAAGATTTTTTAAGTAAATTAAAAGGCATTGAAGATCCTGAGAGAAAAAGAAAGATCATAGGTGAAGAATTTATCAATGTTTTTACAGATTTTGCAAAAAATAAAGGACCTTTCAAATGGCTGGCACAAGGTACGTTGTATCCAGATGTAATAGAGAGTGGAGTTTCAAAAGGTCCTGCGGCAGTGATAAAATCCCATCATAATGTTGGGGGACTACCAGATTGGCTCGATTTGGAAATTTTAGAACCTTTACGTGAGTTATACAAAGACGAAGTTAGAAAAATTGCTAAAATTTTAGGTGTTCCAGAAAAACTTTTCATGCGACATCCATTTCCAGGACCTGGACTTGCTGTAAGAATTATTGGTGAAGTAACTCCAAAAAAGCTGCAAATATCAAAAGTAGCAAGTAAAATTGTTGAAGATGAATTGATAGCATCTGGATTTTACGGTAAAGTCTGGCAAGCATATGCAGCAGTAGGCGACGATAAAGCAGTAGGCGTAGTTGGCGATGAGAGAAAATACGGGAATATTGTAATGATTAGAGTAGTAGACTCTATTGATGCAATGACAGCTGATTGGACAAGATTACCGCATGAATTACTAGAAAAAATCAGTAATAGAATCACAAATGAGGTTGAAGATGTAACATGGGTAACATATGCTATTTCAAGTAAACCTCCTGCAACGATTGAGCCACAATAA
- a CDS encoding 6-hydroxymethylpterin diphosphokinase MptE-like protein, giving the protein MVIAGWNKKYAMIRKEFKYSKEQDKESAIILDSILRKNISNKKIRDEISGKTVFVIGAGPSLSLAIPKLKKFKKVVKIVADSAVKPLIENGIKPNIVVTDLDGDEHSLKKIGKTDSIFVVHAHGDNISKLQLAENFKNCIGTTQTNPFKKIQNFGGFTDGDRSVFLANHFEAKKIILFGMDFGKRIGKYSQTKASERQIKLKKLKRAKLLLEWLSENSRSQLFTTSSQINGFEKISYNELDIIIT; this is encoded by the coding sequence ATGGTGATTGCAGGTTGGAATAAAAAATATGCAATGATTCGAAAAGAATTCAAATATAGCAAAGAACAAGATAAAGAATCAGCAATAATTTTAGATTCAATTTTAAGGAAAAATATTTCTAATAAAAAAATCAGAGATGAAATATCCGGTAAGACAGTGTTTGTAATAGGCGCGGGACCTTCATTGTCATTAGCCATACCAAAATTGAAAAAATTTAAAAAAGTTGTAAAAATTGTAGCCGATAGCGCAGTAAAGCCATTGATAGAGAATGGAATCAAACCAAACATTGTTGTAACAGACTTGGATGGAGATGAGCATTCTTTGAAAAAAATTGGTAAAACAGATTCAATTTTTGTGGTTCATGCACATGGCGATAATATTAGTAAATTACAACTTGCTGAAAATTTTAAAAATTGTATTGGAACAACACAAACAAACCCATTTAAAAAAATACAAAATTTTGGCGGCTTTACAGACGGAGATAGAAGTGTTTTTCTTGCAAATCATTTTGAGGCAAAGAAAATTATTTTATTTGGAATGGATTTTGGAAAAAGAATTGGAAAATATTCCCAAACAAAAGCATCCGAAAGACAAATCAAATTAAAGAAATTGAAAAGAGCTAAATTGCTTTTGGAATGGCTATCAGAAAATTCAAGATCGCAGTTATTTACAACATCAAGCCAAATCAATGGATTTGAAAAAATATCATATAATGAACTTGATATTATAATTACCTAG
- the pheA gene encoding prephenate dehydratase has product MTSVSFQGERGAYSEAAAKAFFNIEINVVPHPTFAKVLENTIQDKTEYSILPVENSLEGSIGESYDLLYSTSLNAIGEIYHRIEHCLIGSGLLEEIDTVYSHPQALGQCRNFIEKHNMKTVPSYDTAGSVKIIKELNKKNIACIASKDASKIYNMPVISENIANNLNNYTRFLILSKNNKEETGKDKTSIIFSIKHEPGSLHRIIEKFYNYNVNLTKIESRPTKANTWEYNFYVDFEGHAKNPKIAEMLVKIKDETLFMKILGSYPSAKLN; this is encoded by the coding sequence TATAGTGAAGCAGCAGCTAAGGCATTTTTCAACATAGAGATTAATGTAGTACCCCATCCAACCTTTGCAAAAGTTTTAGAAAATACAATACAAGACAAAACAGAGTATTCTATTTTACCAGTAGAAAACTCATTGGAAGGAAGTATTGGAGAAAGTTATGATTTGTTGTATTCAACATCACTTAATGCCATTGGTGAAATTTATCATAGAATTGAACATTGCTTGATAGGAAGTGGTTTGTTAGAAGAGATAGATACTGTTTACTCTCATCCACAAGCATTGGGGCAGTGCAGGAATTTTATCGAAAAACACAACATGAAGACAGTACCGTCGTATGATACTGCAGGAAGTGTAAAGATAATCAAAGAATTGAATAAAAAAAACATAGCCTGTATTGCAAGCAAAGATGCATCTAAAATTTACAATATGCCTGTAATATCAGAAAACATTGCAAATAATTTGAATAATTATACTAGATTTCTGATATTATCAAAAAACAATAAGGAAGAAACTGGAAAAGACAAGACATCAATAATTTTTTCAATAAAACATGAACCCGGATCATTACACAGAATTATAGAAAAATTTTACAATTACAATGTTAATTTAACAAAAATTGAATCACGACCTACCAAAGCAAATACATGGGAATATAATTTCTACGTGGATTTTGAAGGACATGCAAAAAATCCAAAGATTGCAGAGATGTTAGTAAAAATCAAAGATGAAACATTATTTATGAAAATACTTGGATCTTATCCTTCGGCAAAGTTAAACTAG
- a CDS encoding DUF2024 family protein: MGFHVFDTYVKAKDGHTMHFDVITDKNNIENAIMFAKEWLNSIGEKDAVVTTKECRFCHTQSVSEEIEIEIMTNGYFIAKMEGCPN, encoded by the coding sequence ATGGGTTTTCATGTATTTGATACATATGTCAAAGCTAAAGATGGTCATACTATGCATTTTGATGTAATAACTGACAAAAATAATATAGAAAACGCAATCATGTTTGCAAAAGAGTGGCTAAATAGTATTGGAGAGAAAGACGCTGTAGTTACAACAAAAGAGTGTAGATTTTGCCATACACAATCAGTATCTGAAGAAATAGAAATTGAGATAATGACAAATGGTTATTTTATTGCAAAAATGGAAGGTTGCCCTAATTAA
- a CDS encoding pyridoxamine 5'-phosphate oxidase family protein — MITIPREIKEFIELQGIFAVGTTGVNNIPNISPRIFFRVDENVIYWLDFFKHKSYKNIQANPWVTISVFNKDDLKGFQFRGIVNFITDEPTKLEIKESIIKKTLEKNSSEKIKKLSEKIEVQVIRFEPKVCYSLNPDEFSDMCIGSDVDSTQLFQK; from the coding sequence ATGATAACAATTCCTAGAGAAATTAAAGAGTTTATTGAGTTACAAGGAATTTTTGCAGTAGGAACTACTGGAGTAAATAATATACCAAATATATCTCCAAGAATTTTTTTTAGGGTTGATGAAAATGTTATCTATTGGTTAGATTTTTTTAAACATAAATCTTACAAGAATATACAAGCAAATCCATGGGTAACTATCTCTGTTTTTAATAAAGATGATTTGAAAGGATTTCAATTTAGAGGAATTGTAAATTTTATAACAGATGAGCCAACAAAATTAGAAATAAAAGAATCAATTATCAAAAAAACATTAGAAAAAAATTCATCAGAGAAAATAAAAAAATTGAGTGAAAAAATAGAAGTTCAAGTCATACGGTTTGAGCCAAAAGTATGTTATTCATTAAATCCAGATGAATTTAGTGATATGTGCATAGGATCTGACGTAGATTCAACTCAATTGTTTCAAAAGTAA
- a CDS encoding hydrolase, giving the protein MYAIWFTFSKSDREYLKNTIDEISEKYHAPKFEPHITVYGLIDTEINEIDKIMKEIILNQNSFLVKKSEILQSEELWKTVFIELKSNDQMELIHKNFKKYFDRVSKYKFKPHISLIYKILPIKEKMKIINNLDIKNEFQVSKLAIQKFSPNIKKWKIVKEYNLKNNQT; this is encoded by the coding sequence ATGTATGCTATTTGGTTTACATTTTCGAAAAGCGATAGAGAGTATCTAAAAAATACAATTGATGAAATTTCAGAAAAATATCATGCTCCAAAATTTGAACCACATATTACAGTTTATGGATTAATAGATACAGAAATTAATGAAATTGATAAAATCATGAAAGAAATAATTTTAAATCAAAATTCATTTTTAGTTAAAAAATCAGAAATTTTGCAGTCTGAGGAATTATGGAAGACAGTATTCATTGAATTAAAATCAAATGATCAGATGGAGTTAATTCATAAAAATTTTAAAAAATATTTTGACAGAGTATCAAAATATAAGTTCAAACCACACATAAGTCTAATTTATAAAATCTTACCAATTAAAGAAAAAATGAAAATAATAAATAATTTAGATATTAAAAATGAATTTCAGGTAAGTAAACTAGCAATACAAAAATTTTCTCCAAATATAAAAAAATGGAAAATTGTAAAAGAATATAATTTAAAAAATAATCAAACGTAA
- the thsB gene encoding thermosome subunit beta — MASIQQTPNGPVLVLKESALQQKGKDAQHNNIAAAKLVAELVRSSLGPRGLDKMLVDSLGDVTITNDGATILKEIDVQHPAAKMMVEISKTVDNEVGDGTTSSVVFGGALLAKAEDLLKKDVHPSVIIEGYQAAAEKTLEIYSQMAKKILPDDRETLLKIATTSMQSKLISEDSDVLSKVVVDAILKVATKKAETYSVDLENIKVEKKAGGSITDTQIIKGIVLDKEVVHSGMPTKVEKAKIALLNSALEIEKTEMSSEIRITDPTQMQMFLEEENRMLKTMVDKLHNVGVNVLICQKGIDDIAQHYLAKYGIMAVRRVKESDMIKLGKATGGRVISNLDDLTEKDLGIADIAHQKKVESDKWVFVEGCKNPQSVTLLIRGGSQRVIDEVDRSIHDSLMVVKDVIEKPEIVAGGGAPESYAASQLKEWADSFDGREQLAIKKYAEALEIIPLTIAENAGMDPIDTMATLRAKQNQGRKWTGIDARNTRIADMLSIDVVEPLAVKEQIIKSATEAACMILRIDDVISVSGAR, encoded by the coding sequence ATGGCATCAATTCAACAAACTCCAAATGGACCAGTTTTAGTTCTAAAAGAGAGTGCGTTACAACAAAAAGGTAAGGACGCTCAACATAACAATATTGCTGCTGCTAAACTAGTTGCTGAATTAGTTAGAAGTAGTTTAGGACCACGAGGATTAGATAAAATGCTAGTTGATTCCTTAGGCGATGTTACTATTACTAATGATGGTGCAACCATCTTAAAAGAAATTGATGTTCAACATCCAGCTGCCAAAATGATGGTGGAAATTTCAAAAACAGTTGATAATGAAGTAGGAGATGGAACCACATCATCAGTAGTTTTTGGTGGTGCTCTTTTAGCTAAAGCAGAAGATCTTCTCAAAAAAGATGTCCATCCTTCTGTAATTATTGAAGGCTATCAAGCAGCAGCTGAAAAAACATTGGAGATCTATTCTCAAATGGCAAAAAAAATCTTACCTGATGATAGAGAAACACTTCTCAAAATTGCCACAACCAGTATGCAGTCTAAATTAATCTCAGAAGATAGTGATGTACTCTCTAAAGTTGTAGTTGATGCAATCTTAAAAGTTGCAACAAAGAAGGCAGAGACATATTCAGTTGATCTTGAAAATATTAAAGTTGAAAAGAAAGCCGGTGGTTCTATTACAGATACTCAAATTATCAAAGGCATTGTTTTAGACAAAGAAGTTGTCCATAGTGGAATGCCAACAAAAGTTGAGAAAGCAAAGATTGCATTGTTGAATTCCGCCTTAGAAATTGAAAAGACTGAGATGAGTTCAGAGATTAGAATCACAGATCCAACACAAATGCAAATGTTTTTGGAAGAAGAAAATAGAATGCTCAAAACAATGGTTGACAAACTTCACAATGTTGGTGTTAATGTATTAATTTGTCAAAAAGGAATTGATGATATTGCACAGCACTATTTAGCAAAATATGGTATCATGGCAGTTAGACGTGTTAAAGAAAGTGATATGATAAAACTTGGTAAAGCAACCGGTGGACGTGTTATTTCTAACCTCGATGATCTTACAGAAAAAGATCTTGGTATTGCAGATATTGCTCATCAGAAGAAAGTTGAATCTGATAAATGGGTATTTGTTGAAGGTTGTAAAAATCCACAATCTGTTACCTTGCTTATCAGGGGTGGTTCACAAAGAGTAATTGATGAAGTTGATCGTTCCATACATGACTCCTTAATGGTAGTAAAAGATGTAATTGAAAAACCAGAAATTGTTGCAGGTGGCGGAGCCCCAGAATCATACGCAGCATCCCAACTTAAAGAATGGGCAGATAGTTTTGATGGTAGGGAACAACTTGCAATCAAAAAATATGCTGAGGCACTTGAAATTATTCCTCTTACAATAGCAGAAAATGCTGGAATGGATCCAATTGATACAATGGCTACATTAAGAGCAAAACAAAACCAAGGTCGGAAATGGACTGGAATTGATGCACGAAATACAAGAATTGCTGATATGCTCTCTATAGATGTTGTAGAACCGCTAGCAGTAAAAGAACAAATAATTAAATCAGCAACAGAAGCAGCTTGCATGATTCTCAGAATCGATGATGTAATTTCTGTTTCTGGCGCACGATAA
- a CDS encoding ROK family protein — translation MYKLGIDLGGSKTEAILLDENLNIIQRKRVTTPRNDYFKILDTITSLSSELLANMKNYSIGLCSPGAISKKTGLIKNSNTQCLIGKSLKEDLEQKLGQKISMENDANCFAMAESTLGVAKGFDVVFGIIMGTGVGGGIVINGKIHQGRTNIAGEWGHHTLHQNGNNCYCGKKGCVETYISGPALEKRWKELTGKSQNMPEILQNIDNSKQWKDEFLENFGFGLANVIDILDPDVIVLGGGLSNIDFLYTEGKESVYQKVFSDLVDTPILQNKLGDSAGVFGAALL, via the coding sequence TTGTACAAACTAGGAATAGATCTAGGCGGTTCTAAAACAGAGGCAATTCTACTCGATGAAAATCTAAACATTATTCAAAGAAAAAGAGTTACAACCCCCAGAAATGATTATTTCAAAATACTAGATACAATTACTTCACTGAGTTCTGAACTTTTAGCAAATATGAAAAATTATTCTATAGGATTATGCTCTCCTGGTGCAATCTCAAAAAAAACTGGTTTGATAAAAAACAGTAATACTCAATGTCTTATTGGGAAATCACTTAAAGAGGATTTAGAACAAAAATTAGGTCAAAAAATATCTATGGAGAACGATGCAAATTGTTTTGCAATGGCTGAATCTACATTAGGTGTTGCAAAAGGATTTGATGTAGTTTTTGGTATCATTATGGGGACTGGTGTGGGCGGAGGAATAGTTATCAATGGAAAGATTCACCAAGGTAGGACAAATATTGCAGGAGAATGGGGACATCATACATTACATCAAAATGGAAATAATTGTTATTGTGGAAAGAAAGGTTGTGTTGAGACATACATTAGTGGTCCAGCATTAGAAAAACGATGGAAAGAACTTACTGGAAAATCACAAAACATGCCTGAAATTTTACAAAATATCGATAATTCTAAACAATGGAAAGATGAGTTTTTGGAAAATTTTGGATTTGGATTGGCAAATGTTATTGATATCTTAGATCCTGATGTAATTGTCTTAGGAGGAGGTTTATCTAATATTGATTTTTTATATACTGAAGGAAAAGAATCAGTATATCAGAAAGTTTTTTCAGATTTAGTTGATACGCCCATTTTACAAAACAAGTTGGGTGATTCTGCTGGAGTCTTTGGTGCAGCATTATTATAA